A genomic window from Nicotiana sylvestris chromosome 11, ASM39365v2, whole genome shotgun sequence includes:
- the LOC104235794 gene encoding bifunctional nitrilase/nitrile hydratase NIT4B — MALVPTPVVNEGPMFAEVDMGDNSSTPTVRATVVQASTIFYDTPATLDKAERLLAEAASYGAQLVVFPEAFIGGYPRGSTFGVSIGNRTAKGKEEFRKYHASAIDVPGPEVDRLAAMAGKYKVYLVMGVIERDGYTLYCTVLFFDSQGHYLGKHRKIMPTALERIIWGFGDGSTIPVYDTPLGKIGAAICWENRMPLLRTAMYAKGIEIYCAPTADSRDVWQASMTHIALEGGCFVLSANQFCRRKDYPPPPEYVFSGTEDLTPDSIVCAGGSVIISPSGAVLAGPNYEGEALISADLDLGEIARAKFDFDVVGHYARPEVLSLIVRDHAVSPVSFTSTSSKAESSPK; from the exons ATGGCTTTGGTCCCAACCCCAGTAgtgaatgaaggccctatgtttGCTGAAGTGGATATGGGAGATAATTCCTCCACCCCCACTGTCCGTGCCACTGTAGTTCAGGCCTCTACCATCTTCTATGACACCCCTGCCACTCTTG ATAAGGCTGAGAGGCTGCTTGCTGAGGCAGCTTCTTATGGTGCTCAGCTGGTGGTGTTTCCTGAAGCATTTATTGGTGGTTATCCACGAGGATCAACTTTTGGTGTCTCAATTGGGAATCGAACAGCCAAGGGGAAGGAGGAGTTTCGCAAATATCATGCATCTGCCATTGATGTGCCAG GTCCTGAGGTTGATCGTCTGGCAGCAATGGCTGGAAAATACAAGGTGTACTTGGTGATGGGTGTTATTGAAAGAGATGGATACACACTATATTGCACTGTGCTTTTCTTCGACTCTCAGGGTCACTACCTCGGAAAGCATCGGAAGATAATGCCAACAGCGTTGGAGCGGATAATCTGGGGTTTTGGGGATGGATCAACAATTCCAGTTTATGACACTCCACTTGGGAAAATAGGTGCTGCAATATGTTGGGAGAACAGAATGCCACTTCTAAGGACTGCTATGTATGCTAAAG GCATTGAGATATATTGTGCACCTACAGCTGATTCTAGGGATGTGTGGCAGGCATCAATGACCCACATTGCCTTAGAGGGTGGTTGTTTTGTTTTATCGGCCAATCAGTTCTGTCGAAGGAAAGATTATCCCCCTCCACCTGAATATGTTTTTTCCGGCACAGAAGATCTTACACCCGATTCCATTGTTTGTGCTGGTGGTAGTGTAATTATATCGCCATCAGGGGCTGTGCTGGCCGGACCAAATTATGAAGGGGAGGCACTCATCTCAGCTGATCTAG ATCTTGGAGAAATAGCTCGAGCCAAGTTTGATTTTGATGTGGTTGGCCACTATGCAAGACCTGAAGTTCTTAGCTTGATCGTGAGGGATCATGCGGTGAGCCCTGTTAGTTTCACTTCTACATCCAGTAAAGCAGAGAGCTCTCCCAAATGA
- the LOC104235791 gene encoding methyl-CpG-binding domain-containing protein 5-like: MLDSFNASHSPMAGNAVSSNFPDSVNVNGDFPDDCLPPDPLLQSGTYIHADSNATVENTPERSLLDEPHVSDPMPAAAATESTAEIQTVSTELVTPKRRLNKSVEVTSERPSWLPENWKIEMRVRTSGATAGSTDRYFFEPVSGRKFRSKVEVLYFLETGGKRKKGNTGSEATPSETSKSQKQKKGGSKSKKITSFYFDSGNPPHSVCWVQTDGFADTWAPSCNGGVIPERRRQEWDAVFSSVSQLRRGNV, translated from the exons ATGCTCGACTCGTTCAACGCTTCCCACTCTCCAATGGCCGGAAACGCCGTCTCATCCAACTTCCCGGATTCCGTCAACGTTAACGGCGACTTCCCCGATGATTGTTTACCGCCGGATCCGCTGTTACAGTCCGGCACCTACATCCACGCCGATTCAAACGCAACCGTTGAGAACACACCGGAGAGGAGTCTACTAGATGAACCGCACGTGTCCGATCCAATGCCGGCGGCGGCGGCGACGGAAAGTACGGCGGAGATTCAAACGGTGTCGACTGAGCTGGTAACGCCTAAGCGGCGGCTGAATAAATCGGTGGAGGTAACGTCGGAGAGGCCGAGCTGGTTGCCTGAGAATTGGAAGATTGAAATGAGAGTTCGGACTTCTGGCGCTACAGCTGGATCTACTGATAGA TACTTTTTTGAACCAGTGTCAGGGCGTAAATTCCGGTCAAAAGTTGAGGTACTTTATTTCCTGGAAACAGGTGGCAAGCGCAAGAAGGGAAACACTGGCAGTGAAGCTACA CCATCTGAAACCTCTAAGAGCCAAAAACAGAAGAAGGGTGGCTCAAAATCCAAGAAAATCACCTCTTTTTACTTCGATTCTGGGAATCCACCACATAGTGTATGCTGGGTTCAAACGGATGGTTTTGCAGATACCTGGGCACCCTCTTGTAACGGTGGCGTGATTCCTGAACGCAGAAGACAAGAATGGGATGCTGTCTTCTCAAGTGTATCCCAGCTACGGCGAGGAAATGTGTAA
- the LOC104235793 gene encoding NAC domain-containing protein 89-like gives MEDGNVSDENKATKIVERSKNINGNDKNVEISVATASTMFPGFRFCPTDEELISYYLKKKVEGSDKCVEVISEVEIWKHEPWDLPDKSIVQSDNEWFFFSPRGRKYPNGSQSKRATESGYWKATGKERNVKSGSNMIGTKRTLVFHMGRAPKGQRTQWIMHEYCMTGNTYYQDSVVVCRLRKNNEFHLNDTHGNRRNHLANDCATALSGAGQLDSLDLINGGDCCSKEGSSSFSSHSVEKIESGSESDKLTKELPQHHSSSHWKDCDEEDCFADIMKDDIVKLDDSSYKERHNLLPIVTRKLESSTKSSTQEFQDLMSHRLPFQGTANRRLRLQTEIVPRRVERSEVYEANKKNSRAVGTTRCLMINIIPIRRMKQWSIPLLLVFFALLVIFLCLFGVPQKVKWLRHLVVITPAEVNTRPA, from the exons ATGGAAGATGGGAATGTATCAGATGAGAATAAAGCCACAAAAATAGTAGAAAGAAGTAAAAATATTAATGGTAATGACAAAAATGTGGAGATTTCAGTAGCTACAGCTTCTACTATGTTTCCAGGGTTTAGGTTTTGTCCGACAGATGAAGAGCTGATATCGTATTACTTGAAGAAGAAGGTTGAAGGGTCTGATAAATGTGTTGAAGTTATTTCTGAAGTTGAGATTTGGAAACATGAACCTTGGGATCTCCCAG ATAAATCCATTGTTCAATCAGATAATGAGTGGTTCTTCTTCTCTCCTCGTGGAAGGAAGTACCCGAATGGCTCACAAAGTAAAAGGGCAACTGAGTCTGGTTACTGGAAGGCCACAGGAAAAGAACGTAATGTGAAGTCTGGTTCTAATATGATTGGCACAAAAAGAACCCTGGTGTTCCACATGGGTAGGGCACCGAAAGGACAGAGGACACAATGGATAATGCATGAATATTGCATGACCGGAAACACTTATTATCAG GATTCAGTGGTTGTTTGCCGCCTCCGGAAGAATAATGAGTTTCATTTGAATGACACCCATGGAAACCGAAGGAATCATCTGGCTAATGACTGTGCCACTGCTTTGTCTGGAGCAGGACAGTTGGACAGTTTGGACTTGATAAATGGAGGGGATTGCTGTTCAAAAGAGGGTAGCAGCAGCTTTAGTTCTCATTCGGTTGAGAAGATTGAATCTGGGTCAGAATCCGATAAGCTGACTAAAGAGTTGCCACAGCATCATTCCTCTAGTCACTGGAAG GATTGTGACGAAGAGGACTGTTTTGCTGATATAATGAAAGATGATATCGTTAAGCTAGATGATTCTTCATATAAGGAAAGACACAATCTGTTGCCAATAGTCACTAGGAAGCTTGAATCATCTACAAAGTCATCAACCCAGGAATTCCAAGATCTAATGTCTCATAGGCTGCCTTTCCAGGGCACTGCAAATCGAAGACTAAGGCTACAAACGGAAATAGTGCCTCGTCGAGTAGAGAGATCTGAAGTATATGAAGCTAATAAGAAGAATAGCCGTGCTGTGGGCACCACTAGATGTTTGATGATTAACATAATTCCAATAAGAAGAATGAAGCAATGGTCGATACCTCTGCTTCTGGTTTTCTTTGCGTTACTGGTCATATTTCTTTGTTTGTTTGGAGTTCCACAAAAAGTAAAATGGCTTAGGCATCTTGTTGTTATTACTCCAGCTGAAGTTAACACCAGACCTGCATAG